TTCGATCACGTAATGATTTTACGACAGGATTAAACGTCATAGCCGTCAGTGCAGGCATGTATAACGCCTTGCGCAGGTTGGCACATCCGCGCTTAGATATATGGCTTTGCCCCTGCCACTTACCGGATTCTTTCTGATAGGGGTTTAAACCCGCATAGGCTACTACTTTGCCACTATTACCGAACTGCGACATATCACCGAGATAGCCTATTAATGATGCGCTCAGAATATCACCAATTCCGGGGATAGACGTAAGAAGCGCTTTTCTTTGCCGAAGAACAGGGTCAGCATCAATATGCTTTTTTATTTTTTTCTCAGTCTCAGATATCTGTTGTGTCAGGGCTTCAATTATTTCGAATATCGATGGTTTTACAACATTATCCGCAACACCCAGCCGGTTTAACTCAATCTGACGCATTTCTCTCAGCCCTTCCAGCCTGCGAACCAGGGCCAGAAGCTGACGTTCATTTAAGGGCGCTGGCTGCCATGGCTGGGGTTTATGACTGGCGCAAAAGCGAGCGATTAACCGCGCATCAACCTGATCGGTTTTATTGCGAATAATTTCACTTTTACCAAAAGAGTGGATCTGGAAAGGGTTAACGACGCTGACAGTCCAGCCGGATCCATACAGGAAGGTGGCTAATGCGAAATAGTAAGAACCCGTTGCTTCCATGCAGAGATGAGCGCCCTGATAAGGCTGTAACCACGCAATAAAAAGCTCAAAACCTTTGGGCGTATTAGCAAAAACTTTCGTTTTGTACTTTGTCTCACCGAGCCAGACAGCCGCATCGAATTTCAACATGGCTACATCAATACCGACAACAATACCGTGTTCCATAAAGCCCCCAACCACTTAGCTTATGAAGAATATGTCGCCATAATTAAACTTATAAATGGGTGCTCTTATGCACAAGATATCGTTCAATTTTGAAGGCGACTGATATATTGCGGTGGTTTATTCTCCGGGACGAGTTTATGCACACAAGTGAAAAGCGAAACTCACCGCAATATCCCCAATGATCAGTCGGGGGATTATCGCGCGAATGCGGTAATCAAGATATAAGTGAAGAGGGCGTGGCCAGACGCCCTCTTCTCGGTCGCCGCACGGCATAGCTGAAACTGCCTAAGCCGATGGCGAACGAAAGTCGCTCAGCGCTTAACTGATCGGCATTACGCCATTCATGGCGGTCAGAGAAAATCCACCTATCCTCTGCTCTTTGCCATCATCTTGCGGTAGTTATTCAGCCATTTACCGCTGGTTAGACGCCACCAGAAGAACACGCCGCGCACCGTCCAGTCGAGGAACATTCCCAGCCACACGCCGACGACACCCATGCCGAGCACAATGCCGAGGAAATAGCCGGCCACCACGCGTGCGCCCCACATGCTGAACATCGATACATACATGGTGTAACGCGCATCACGCGCCCCCTTGAGGCTGGCTGGTAGCACCCAGGACGCGGTCCAGATCGGCATAAAGGCGGCATTCAGCCAAATCAGATGCTTAGTGACTGAAATCACCTCCGGATCGCGGCTGTAAAACTGCGCTAAGGTTCCAGCCAGCGGTACGGTAATCAACGCCAGCGAACACAAGCCAATCATCGCCAGCCAGAACACGTGTTTGATTTGCCGCTCAGCCTGCATCACCTGATTGAGCCCCAACCTGCGGCCGGTAATGATGGTTGAAGCCGAACCCAGCGCGTTACCCGGCAGGTTGATCAGCGAAGCAATCGAGAAGGCGATAAAGTTACCGGCGATTTCATTGGTACCCATGCCGGCGACAAAAATCTGCGTCAGCAATTTACCGCCGTTAAACAATACCGATTCAATACTGGCAGGCACGCCGATGCCCAGCACTTCCATCAGGATGTTGCGATCCCAGCGGCGGAAATAGCTGGCGATGGAGATTTTC
The sequence above is drawn from the Pantoea nemavictus genome and encodes:
- a CDS encoding transposase, producing MEHGIVVGIDVAMLKFDAAVWLGETKYKTKVFANTPKGFELFIAWLQPYQGAHLCMEATGSYYFALATFLYGSGWTVSVVNPFQIHSFGKSEIIRNKTDQVDARLIARFCASHKPQPWQPAPLNERQLLALVRRLEGLREMRQIELNRLGVADNVVKPSIFEIIEALTQQISETEKKIKKHIDADPVLRQRKALLTSIPGIGDILSASLIGYLGDMSQFGNSGKVVAYAGLNPYQKESGKWQGQSHISKRGCANLRKALYMPALTAMTFNPVVKSLRDRMRARGQKGKVVVCAAMRKLLQIAYGVLKSGQPFDEKVPLAKT
- a CDS encoding EmmdR/YeeO family multidrug/toxin efflux MATE transporter, with translation MRAVRNTAWYPKRRSYRTLFWREITPLAVPIFIENLCVMLMGVLSTFLVSWLGKEAMAGVGLADSFNMVIISFFAAIDLGTTVVVAFSLAKRNGKRARAATRQSLGLMTALAFVLVIAIEFWGHLIIDVIAGSADPKVKELALSYLQTSAWSYPAAAIALIGSGALRGAGNTKIPMLINGGMNILNIVISSVLIYGCLGWEGMGFVGAGLGLTISRYIGAAAAIYVLYRGITPALKISIASYFRRWDRNILMEVLGIGVPASIESVLFNGGKLLTQIFVAGMGTNEIAGNFIAFSIASLINLPGNALGSASTIITGRRLGLNQVMQAERQIKHVFWLAMIGLCSLALITVPLAGTLAQFYSRDPEVISVTKHLIWLNAAFMPIWTASWVLPASLKGARDARYTMYVSMFSMWGARVVAGYFLGIVLGMGVVGVWLGMFLDWTVRGVFFWWRLTSGKWLNNYRKMMAKSRG